TGCCCATGGCCAGCGCCACGCGCTGCTGGAACTGGCGCTTGATCAGCGCCGGCACCAGGGCCTGGATCAACGCCACGCCGGCGCCGCCCAGCAGCGCGGTGGCGAGCAGGGCGTCGGCGCGATCGCAGAGCAGTCGCGCCAGGCAGGCGCCGAGGATCATCAGCAGGCCCAGGGCCACGCCGCGGCGTTCCCCCAGCCGGGCTTCCAGGCGCACCCCGAGCAAGGCCACCAGGCCCATGCACACCACCGGCAGGCTGGTGAGCCAGGCGCTGCTCTGGAAGCTCAGGCCGGTGGCGGCGCGGATGTCCATCAGCAACGGGCTGATGGAGCTGAGGATCGGCCGCAGGTTGAGCCCCAGGGCGACCAGCAGGGTCCAGCCGCCAAGGCGTCGCAGGCGTGACTCAACCAGCGGCATGGCGGGCCTGCCAGTCGTGGTAGATGCGGGTCATCGCCGCTTGCGGCAGGTGTTGTACCGGCAGGCGCCGGGCCGCCTCGGGCTGGGCCAGCTGTGCGTAGATCGCCGCCGTGGACAGGCCGAAGGGCTCGGCGCTGGCGTTGTCCGCGGCGAACACCGCGCGCTCCACGCCGCACAGGTACATGGCCGCCAGGCACATCGGGCAGGGCTGGCCGCTGGCGTAGATCACGCTGCCGTCCAGGCGCGGGCCCAGGTGCTGGCTGGCGACCCGGATCGCCAGCAATTCGGCGTGGGCGGTGGGGTCCTGGGTCAGGTGGATCTGGTTGACCGTTTCGGCCAATACCCGGCCGTCATGCACCAGCACCGCGCCAAACGGCCGGCCGCCAGCGGCGACGTTCTGCCGGGCCAGTTCGACCGCGCGTTGCAGGTACTCCTGATCGTCTTGCATAAGGCTTCCTCCAAGGGCATTCAGGACGCACCGGCGTCCCGCAGCAGTTTGGCGATGGCGCTCTGGCCGCGTTTTTCCGCCTGTTGCAGAGGGCTCAGGCCCTCGTTGTCCGGCAGGTTCAGGTCGGCGCCGGCGGCGATCAGCTGGGCCACGATCTGCTGGTGCGCCGGGCCGCCATCGGCCAGCACTATGGCTTCCATCAGGCAGGTCCAGCCCAGGCGGTTGACGTGATCGAGATCGACGCCTGCGGCGATCAGCAGGCGCACGGTCTCCACATGCCCACGCTCGCAGGCCGGGATCAGCGCGGTGCCGCCGTAGCGGTTGGTGCTTTTCAGGTCGGCGCCGTGGGCCAGGGTCAATTGCAGGATTGCGTTGCGTCCGCTGGCGCCGGCCAGCAGATAGGGGCTGTCGTGGATCAGGTTCTTCTGGTTGACGTCGGCGCCGGCCTCGATCAGCGCCCGGGCTATTTCCACCTGGTTGGCGGCGGTGGCCAGCAGCAAGGGGCTGCTGCCGTCGAGACCGCGGACATTGACCTGCGCGCCCTGCTCGATCAGCGCCCGGACCTTGGGCAGCTGGCCGTCGCGGACCGCATCGAGCAACTCGTTATCCCTGGCCATCACCACCCCCACCACGAACAGCCCGATCGCCACGAGGGCGTATTTGCAAGACAGGTAACGCATGGTTCCAGGTTCCCTGTGCGCTGAATGAACGCCGAGTATGGTCAGGTGCTGAGGTATTCTGAAATTAAATATAACCATGCCAATCAGTGGCATTCAGAATGGTGTCGCCATGTTCGATCCGGTTTTGCTGCGCAGTTTTGTCGCCGTCGTCGATTGCGCCAACTTCACCCGCGCCGCCGAGCGCCTGCACCTCACCCAGTCCACGGTCAGCCAGCAGGTGCGGCGGCTGGAGGAGAGCCTGGACTGCCAGTTGCTCGACCGCGACCAGCGCCGGGTGGTGGCCACCGCCGAGGGCGAGCGCTTGCTGGGGTATGCCCGGCGCATCCTGGCCCTGAACGAGGAGGCCAGCGATGTCTTGCTGCACCAGCAGAGCGAAGGCGTGCTGCGCCTCGGCGTACCGGAGGATTTCGCCGCCGAGCGGCTGATGCCGCTGTTGTCGCGCTTCGGCCAGGACCACCCCGGCGTGCGCCTGGAAGTCACCAGCGGGCTGGGCCCGGAACTGACCCGTTTGTACCGGCGCGGCGAGTTCGACCTGTTGCTGGTCAAGCAGATGGGCACCAGCGACGACTGCCTGGCGTCCTGGCCGGAGCCGTTGTGCTGGGTCGACAGCCGCGCCACCCCGGCCTTCGGGCGCGATCCGCTGCCGTTGGTGGCCTTTCCGGTGGGCGGGCTGTATCGCCATGAAATGCTCCATCACCTCGAAGTCGGCGGCTGGCGCTGGCGCATCGGCTACTCCAGCGCCAGCCTGGCCAGCGTCTGCTCGGCGGTAGCGGCGGGCCTGGGCATCAGCCTGCTGCCGGTACGGGTGGTGGCCGCCGGACATCGCATGCTCGATGCCGCCAGCGGCCTGCCGGATATCCAGGGTGTGCGCCTGGCGTTGTATGGCCGCAGCGGGCTGAGCCGGGCCGGCAAGGCCCTGGAAAGCCAGCTGCTGGCGCTGTGCGAGAGCCAGGCTGTGAAAGTCTGAGCCTCCACTCGTTTCGCCGCGATATTGCCGGAGAGATCCGATGCCTTTGGCGAATATTTTCGATGCGTGAAAAGCATGGCTTTTCGCCGCCTCCCCTGGAGCCCTTGATTGGCGCGGCCTGGCGCGACAGCACGGATTCCTATATGTGTTTTTGATCTATCAATAACTTTAAAGATTACTTTCAGGGATAAGTGTCTGGCGCCAATCATTCAGCCCTCGACGCCGCCCAAGGGGAAGTACACACAGGGGCGTCGGTTATTCGCAAAAGACTGTAGGGAGTTAATCAATGGGCAATGTCCAGACCGCCGCCAGCACGCATGAGGTGCAGTGGCGTCCGGCACCGAGCGGCGATCTGGTCGATCTCGGCCGGCCGCATCGCTTGCCATTGGGCCAGTTGCGCCTGCAGAAGGTGCCCAAGGCCGGGCTGCGGCGCCGCGAGGCGATTGCCCTCGGGGTGATCGCCCTGCTGCTGCACGGCGCGGCGATCTATTGGATCAACCAGCAGCCGACGCCGGTGTTGCCGATCGTGCCGCCGGAAATTCCGCCGATGACCATCGAGTTTTCCCAACCCGCGCCGCCAGTGGTCGAGCCACCGCCGCCGCAGCCGGTACAGCCAGTGGTTGAGCCTCCACCACCGGTGGAAGACGAGCTGGCGGTGAAGCCGCCACCGCCCAAGCCGGTTCCCAAACCCAAGCCCAAGCCGGTGCCCAAGCCTGAACCCAAGCCGGCCCCGAAACCGGTGCAGCAGCAACCCGCGCCGCCTCAACCGGCCGCACCGGTCGCCGCTCCGGCGCCGCCCGCGCCACCGGCGCCGGCCCCCGTGACCCCGGCGTCGGCGAATGCCGCGTACCTGAAGAACCCGGCGCCGGAATATCCGTCGCTGGCCCAGCGTCGCGGCTGGGAGGGCACGGTGTTGCTGCGGGTGCATGTGCTGGCCAGCGGCAAGCCCGGCGAGATCCAGGTGCAGAAAAGCAGCGGTCGCCAGCAACTCGACGACGCCGCGCTGGCCGCCGTGAAGCGCTGGAGCTTCGTGCCGGCCAAGCAGGGTGATGTCGCCCAGGACGGCTGGGTCAGCGTACCCATCGATTTCAAGATTCATTGAGCCTGCGCCAGGCGCTATCGCGAGCACGCTCGCTCTTACAAGGGTCATACAGAGGGACACATCATGAGTTTATTGGCATCTCCACTCCAATCCATCGAAAGCGCGGTGATCTGGCTGCTGGTGGTCTTTTCCGTGGCCACCTGGGGCCTGGCGCTGCTCAAGGGCGCGCAGTTCGCCCGTCTCAAGGCGCAGGATCGCAAGTTCCACAAACAGTTCTGGGCCGCCTCCAGCCTCGATTCGGCAGCCGAGCTCAGCGAAACCCAGCCCGGCGCAGCGGCGCGGGTGGCCCAGGCCGGTTACGCGGCGATCCAGGTCGGTGACACCAGCCACGCCGCGGACCTGAGCCAGGCCATCAATCATCAGGACCGCCTGGAGCGCGCCCTGCGCCAGCAGATCGTCCGCGAGCGGCGTTCGCTGGAAACCGGCCTGGCGGTGGTCGCCAGTATCGGCAGCACCTCGCCCTTCATCGGCTTGTTCGGTACGGTCTGGGGCATCATGGAGGCCCTCAAGGGCATCAGCGCGGCGGGTTCGGCGAGCCTGGAAACCGTGGCCGGGCCAATTGGCGCGGCACTGGTGGCGACAGGCGTGGGGATCGCCGTCGCGGTGCCGGCGGTGCTGGTCTACAACTACTTCCTGCGTCGCCTGAAGCTGACCGCTGCCGACCTGGACGATTTCGCCCACGACTTCTACAGCCTGGCGCAGAAGAGTTCGTTCCGCGTGCTGGTTCACCCGGCCGTGCACAAGGGCGCTGCCTCGGGCGGTGCGCAGAAAGTGAAGGAGGCGTCCTGACATGGCCTTCTCGACCCAGGACAGCGACGAGGTACTGAGCGAAATCAACGTCACGCCGCTGGTGGACGTGATGCTGGTACTGCTGGTGGTGTTCATCGTCACCGCGCCGCTGCTGACCAATTCGATCCCGATCAACCTGCCCAAGACCGAGGCCGTGGCGCCGGTGGAGCAGAAGGACCCGCTGGTGGTGAGCATCGACGGCACCGGCAAACTCTTTATCAACAAGGACGAGATCCAGCCGGACCTGCTGGAAACCAATCTGCAGGCGGCCAAGACCAAGGACCCGGAGGTGCGCGTGCAATTGCAGGCGGACGACGGCGTCAACTACGGCGAAGTGGCACGCGCCATGGCCTCTATCGAGCGCGCCGGTATCACCAAGCTGTCGGTGATCACCGCCCGCTGAAACAGTGTTGTAAGCCACGACTTTTCGGGCCGTCTCCTTGGCAGGGTGCGGCCTTTTTTTTTGCCTGCGATCTGGCCCCGGGCGCAGGCCTGGACGGACGCCATCGCGCGCAAGCTGTGCTCCTACAGGAGCTCCATGGTAGGGGCGAGGCTTGCCCGCGATACAGGCGCCGCGGTCTGCCGGCCTGACTCCCGGCGCTGGTACAGCCAGGGTACAGGCGAGATTTGATATTCTTTGTGGATCTTAATAAATAGCTTCTTATTCCTTAACGAATATAAATCTCATCCCTATACTCGATCGGGAACAGACACGCAGGAGAGCTCCCCCATGCGCAACGAATCAATTCGCTACCTGATTGTGCCGGGCTGGCAAGGATCGCCAGAAGATCATTGGCAAAGCCACTGGCAGAACAGCCTGCCGAACAGTGCGCGGGTGGAGCAGGCCGACTGGCTGACTCCCCGGCGTGAAGACTGGGTCGCGGCGCTGGCCGAGGCGATCGCCGCCGACAGCACCCCGGTGATCCTGATCGCCCACAGCCTGGGCTGCATCACCGTCGCGCATTGGGCCGCCCATGCGCCGACCAGCGCGTTGCGCCAGGTGCGCGGTGCCTTGCTGGTGGCGCCGGCGGACGTCGAGCGTCCGGCCTGCGCGCCGGCCCTGCGCAATTTCGCGCCGATCCCCGACAGCCTGCTGCCGTTTCCCAGCCAGGTCGTCAGCTCCGACAACGACAGCGCCATCAGTGCGCCGCGTGCCCTGGAGCTGGCCCGCAACTGGGGCGCCGAGGCCGGGATTCTCTCGGGTGCCGGGCATATCAACGTCAAATCCGGTCACCAGCGCTGGGAGCAGGGCTTCGCCTATCTCTATCGCCTGCAAACCCGCATGGAACAGCATTCCCTGCGTCGCGCCTGATTTCTTCTTTTTGTTAAAACGCCCCCGCCTCCAGGCGGATCCGGGCGGGAGTCTGCCATGAGTCTGCATGAGTCTTTCGGTCAGCCGTTGCTGACTTTTCCCGATGCTGAAAAAAGCCCACTGAGCATACGCGCCAAGGCGCTGGTGTTCGTCGATCCCCGTTCGCGGCAACTGCGCCATGAGCTGGAACAGCTGGCGCCGCGTTCGATCCCGGTGTTGATCCGCGGTGAAACCGGCAGCGGCAAGGAACTGCTGGCGCGGCATATCCACCGTGCCAGCGACCGCGGCGGGTTGTTCGTGTCGGTCAACTGCGGGGCCATCAGCAAGGCGTATGCCGACGCCGAGCTGTTCGGCTACGCCGCTGGCACGTTCAGCGGTTCGGCCAGCAGCCGCGCCGGCTGGTTCGGTTCGGCCAATGGCGGCACTTTGTACCTGGACGAGATCGGCGACCTGCCGCTGCCGATCCAGGCCAAGCTGCTCGCGGCCCTGGAAAACCATGAAGTGACCCGGGTCGGCGCGCACCAGCCAAGCCCGGTGGATGTGCGCCTGGTGGCGGCCACCAGCATCGACCTGGCCCAGGCGGTGGCGGCGGGCAAATTCCACGAGCGGCTGTATCACTACCTGGGCGAAGGTCACCTGGAGTTGCCGGCGCTGCGCGAACGGGTGGGCGACATCCTGTCGCTGGCCGAGTACTTCCTCGGCATCTACAGCCAACGCCTGGACCTGCCGGTGCCGCTGATCAGCGAGGCGGCCCAGCAGGTGCTGGAGCAGCACAGCTGGCCCGGCAATACCCGCGAGCTGGAGAACGTCATTCATTTCGCGCTGCTGGTCAGCAGCGGTGCGGAGATCCTCCCGGAGCACCTGAACCTGCCGCCGCAGCTGTCGCGGCTGGAGCAGGTGGATCAGCAATTGAAGGGGCTGGTCGCCGCCGGTTCCGCCGCCGAGTTGCAGGCGCTCAAGCATTTGCTCAAGCAGCACGGCGTGATCTGAAGCTTTTGTAGGGGCCGCCTGGAGCGCTCCGGGCGCGGGCTAGAGCGGTCCGTTGCTGTATGAACAAAATGGAATATCAACGTGAATAAAAGATATTTTTAAGGCATAAAAAATCCCGGTATTGTCCGCTCCACGCCAGCGATAGCACTTCGCTGGCACCTCTCTCGAAGCCGTCGTCAGCGACGACTCATAAGGACACTGCATGAAAAAAGTTCTGTTGTTCACCGCATTGGCGGCTGCCCTGACTGCGAGCCTGGCCCAGGCCGGCGAGAAACTGGTGGTGGCGGCCACGCCGGTGCCGCACGCCGAGATCCTCGAGCTGATCAAGCCAACCCTGGCCAAGGAAGGCGTGGACCTGGAAGTCAAAGTCTTCACCGACTACGTGCAACCGAACGTACAGGTCGACCAGAAGCGCCTGGACGCCAACTACTTCCAGACCCTGCCGTACCTGAAGAGCTTCAACGAAGGCAAGGGCACCAACCTGGTGACGGTGATCGGCGTGCACGTCGAACCGTTCGGCGGTTACTCGAAGAAAGTCAAAAGCCTGGCCGAGCTGAAAGACGGCGCGACCATCGCCATTCCGAACGAAGGCAGCAACAGCGGCCGCGCCCTGATCCTGCTGCAGAAGGCCGGCCTGATCGAGCTCAAGGATCCGAAGAACGCCGTGTCGACGCCCAAGGACATCGCCAAGAACCCGCACAACTTCAAGTTCAAGGAACTGGAGTCGGCCCTGCTGCCGCGCGTGCTGGACCAGGTCGACCTGGACATGATCAACACCAACTACGCTCTGGAAGCGGGCCTGAACCCGGCCAAGGATGCGCTGGTGATCGAGGGTTCCGATTCGCCGTATGTGAACTTCCTGGTGGCCCGTCCGGACAACAAGGACAACCCTGCCATCCAGAAGCTGGCCAAGGCCCTGACCAGCCCGGAAGTCAAAGCGTTCATCGAGAAGAAATACAGCGGCGCGGTACTGCCGGCGTTCTGATGGACTACGCTTAAGTCGTACAAACCCCTTCAAGGTTTAAACGCCGATGGCTGATACAGCGTCGGCGTTTTTTATTGCCTGCGTTTTGGGCGCTGCGCTGTGCCCGCACGGCCGCCATCGCGAGCAAGCTCGCTCCTACAGGTTTTGTGGCGTGCGGGGGCTTGGCGCTTCTGTAGGAGCGCAGCTTGCGCGCGATGCAGGCGCCGCAATATCGGCAAGTGCGCCCGTTCAGGAAGGCGCCATGGCCCGGCGCAACGCCTTCAGCCATTTGACGATGTCCTGCGGATCGAGAGGTTGCGGGGTGTCTAGGTCGGTCATTGTTCTTGTCGTCCTTGTGCCTGTCTGGCCCGTTGAGGTCTGCGGCCGGCTGTCCGTTCCCGGGAGAAGGGGCGCTGCGCAAGCTCCCCGCCGGCGTCAGGAAAAGTAGTCGGGCCGGGCGCGCCTGGCAAACCCGGGAGGTTAGTTTTTTGGGTGATATCAATATGCTTTAACGGTATTTAAATTATTGTTTTTATAGCTATAAAGTCGACGCCTGCCGGGTGGTTACCCACCGCCCAATGGACCGCACCACCGCCGCTGTACCCCAGCGGCGTCCAGGATTGCCATGACCCTCGACTACGCCTTTATCCTCACCACGCTGCCAGCCTTTCTCAAGGCCGTGGGCGTGACCTTGCAGGTCGGCCTGATCGCCATCGCCACTTCCCTGCTGGTGGCCCTGATCAACGCCGCCATCCTGGTGTTCCGTACCCCGTATCTGCGCCGCCTGGTCGGGCTGTACGTGGAGCTGGCGCGCAACACCCCGCTGCTGATCCAGCTGTTCTTCGTGTATTTCGCGCTGCCGGCGCTGGGCCTGAAGATTTCCGGGTTCGCCGCGGCGATCATCACCATGACCTTCCTCGGCGGCGCCTACCTCACCGAGGTATTGCGCGCCGGCGTCGAGGCGGTGCCGGTGGCGCAGCTGGAGTCGGGTCGCTCCATCGGGCTCTCGCACTGGCAACTGCTGCGCCATGTGATCCTGCCGCAGGCCGGGATTCTCAGCCTGCCGTCGCTGTTCGCCAATTTCATCTTCCTGCTCAAGGAAACCACCGTGGTCTCGGCGGTGGCGGTGCCGGAAATTCTCTACACCACCAAGAGCTACATCGCCCTCTACTACAAGACCTACGAAATGCTCGCCGTGCTGACGCTGATCTGCGTGCTGCTGTTCTTGCCGTTGTCGCTGTTGCTCAGCCGCCTGGAAAGGAGGCTGCAACATGGCCAGTTCGGGTCTTGAGTTGCTCTGGGTGTCGTTGCCGCAACTGGGCAAGGGCGCCGCGCAGACATTGTCGATTTCCCTGCTGAGCATTGTTTTCAGCACGGTCGGCGGCGTGCTCTACGGCGTGCTGCGGACCCTCGACAACAAGTGGTTGAACGCGGTGCTGCGCGCCTACCTGGAGCTGTTCCGGGCGATCCCGGTGCTGGTCTGGCTGTACCTGCTGTTCTTCGGTTTCCCGATCTTCTTCGGCCTGAGCATTCCGAGCTTCACCTGCGCGGTGCTGGTGCTGTCGCTGTGGGGCGCCAGCGAAGTCGGCGAGGTGGTGCGCGGCGCCTTGCATTCGCTGCCGCGGGGCCAGCGCGAGGCGGGGCTGTCGATCGGCCTTTCCAGTGCGCAGCTCTACGGCCACGTGCTGCTGCCCCAGGCGCTGAAACGCATGACGCCGCCGACCATCAACGTCTACACGCGGATCATCAAGACCAGCTCGCTGGCGGTGCTGATCGGCGTGGTGGATGTGATCAAGGTCGGCCAGCAGATCATCGAGCGCACCTACGAGTCGGTGCTGATCTACGGCGCCCTGTTCCTGTTTTTCTTCTTTATCTGCTACCCGCTGTCGGCCGCCTCGCGCGTGCTGGAGCGGCGCTGGACGCAAGCATGAGCGCACTGATCGAGTTCCAGGGTTTCAACAAGTTTTTCGGCGAGCAGCAGGTGCTCAAGGACGTCGACCTGCAGGTCGCCCAGGGCGAAGTGGTGGTGATTCTCGGCCCCAGCGGCTGCGGCAAATCCACCTTGCTGCGCTGCCTCAACGGCCTGGAGAAGGCCCACGGCGGACACCTGCGCTTCGCCGGGCGCGAACTGCTGGACCCGGCCACCGACTGGCGCCAGGTACGCCAGGAAATCGGCATGGTGTTCCAGAGCTACCACCTGT
This portion of the Pseudomonas sp. MRSN 12121 genome encodes:
- a CDS encoding nucleoside deaminase, giving the protein MQDDQEYLQRAVELARQNVAAGGRPFGAVLVHDGRVLAETVNQIHLTQDPTAHAELLAIRVASQHLGPRLDGSVIYASGQPCPMCLAAMYLCGVERAVFAADNASAEPFGLSTAAIYAQLAQPEAARRLPVQHLPQAAMTRIYHDWQARHAAG
- a CDS encoding ankyrin repeat domain-containing protein; this encodes MRYLSCKYALVAIGLFVVGVVMARDNELLDAVRDGQLPKVRALIEQGAQVNVRGLDGSSPLLLATAANQVEIARALIEAGADVNQKNLIHDSPYLLAGASGRNAILQLTLAHGADLKSTNRYGGTALIPACERGHVETVRLLIAAGVDLDHVNRLGWTCLMEAIVLADGGPAHQQIVAQLIAAGADLNLPDNEGLSPLQQAEKRGQSAIAKLLRDAGAS
- a CDS encoding LysR family transcriptional regulator — its product is MFDPVLLRSFVAVVDCANFTRAAERLHLTQSTVSQQVRRLEESLDCQLLDRDQRRVVATAEGERLLGYARRILALNEEASDVLLHQQSEGVLRLGVPEDFAAERLMPLLSRFGQDHPGVRLEVTSGLGPELTRLYRRGEFDLLLVKQMGTSDDCLASWPEPLCWVDSRATPAFGRDPLPLVAFPVGGLYRHEMLHHLEVGGWRWRIGYSSASLASVCSAVAAGLGISLLPVRVVAAGHRMLDAASGLPDIQGVRLALYGRSGLSRAGKALESQLLALCESQAVKV
- a CDS encoding energy transducer TonB, with product MGNVQTAASTHEVQWRPAPSGDLVDLGRPHRLPLGQLRLQKVPKAGLRRREAIALGVIALLLHGAAIYWINQQPTPVLPIVPPEIPPMTIEFSQPAPPVVEPPPPQPVQPVVEPPPPVEDELAVKPPPPKPVPKPKPKPVPKPEPKPAPKPVQQQPAPPQPAAPVAAPAPPAPPAPAPVTPASANAAYLKNPAPEYPSLAQRRGWEGTVLLRVHVLASGKPGEIQVQKSSGRQQLDDAALAAVKRWSFVPAKQGDVAQDGWVSVPIDFKIH
- a CDS encoding MotA/TolQ/ExbB proton channel family protein; protein product: MSLLASPLQSIESAVIWLLVVFSVATWGLALLKGAQFARLKAQDRKFHKQFWAASSLDSAAELSETQPGAAARVAQAGYAAIQVGDTSHAADLSQAINHQDRLERALRQQIVRERRSLETGLAVVASIGSTSPFIGLFGTVWGIMEALKGISAAGSASLETVAGPIGAALVATGVGIAVAVPAVLVYNYFLRRLKLTAADLDDFAHDFYSLAQKSSFRVLVHPAVHKGAASGGAQKVKEAS
- a CDS encoding biopolymer transporter ExbD is translated as MAFSTQDSDEVLSEINVTPLVDVMLVLLVVFIVTAPLLTNSIPINLPKTEAVAPVEQKDPLVVSIDGTGKLFINKDEIQPDLLETNLQAAKTKDPEVRVQLQADDGVNYGEVARAMASIERAGITKLSVITAR
- a CDS encoding alpha/beta hydrolase, with product MRNESIRYLIVPGWQGSPEDHWQSHWQNSLPNSARVEQADWLTPRREDWVAALAEAIAADSTPVILIAHSLGCITVAHWAAHAPTSALRQVRGALLVAPADVERPACAPALRNFAPIPDSLLPFPSQVVSSDNDSAISAPRALELARNWGAEAGILSGAGHINVKSGHQRWEQGFAYLYRLQTRMEQHSLRRA
- a CDS encoding sigma 54-interacting transcriptional regulator → MSLHESFGQPLLTFPDAEKSPLSIRAKALVFVDPRSRQLRHELEQLAPRSIPVLIRGETGSGKELLARHIHRASDRGGLFVSVNCGAISKAYADAELFGYAAGTFSGSASSRAGWFGSANGGTLYLDEIGDLPLPIQAKLLAALENHEVTRVGAHQPSPVDVRLVAATSIDLAQAVAAGKFHERLYHYLGEGHLELPALRERVGDILSLAEYFLGIYSQRLDLPVPLISEAAQQVLEQHSWPGNTRELENVIHFALLVSSGAEILPEHLNLPPQLSRLEQVDQQLKGLVAAGSAAELQALKHLLKQHGVI
- a CDS encoding MetQ/NlpA family ABC transporter substrate-binding protein; translated protein: MKKVLLFTALAAALTASLAQAGEKLVVAATPVPHAEILELIKPTLAKEGVDLEVKVFTDYVQPNVQVDQKRLDANYFQTLPYLKSFNEGKGTNLVTVIGVHVEPFGGYSKKVKSLAELKDGATIAIPNEGSNSGRALILLQKAGLIELKDPKNAVSTPKDIAKNPHNFKFKELESALLPRVLDQVDLDMINTNYALEAGLNPAKDALVIEGSDSPYVNFLVARPDNKDNPAIQKLAKALTSPEVKAFIEKKYSGAVLPAF
- a CDS encoding amino acid ABC transporter permease — translated: MTLDYAFILTTLPAFLKAVGVTLQVGLIAIATSLLVALINAAILVFRTPYLRRLVGLYVELARNTPLLIQLFFVYFALPALGLKISGFAAAIITMTFLGGAYLTEVLRAGVEAVPVAQLESGRSIGLSHWQLLRHVILPQAGILSLPSLFANFIFLLKETTVVSAVAVPEILYTTKSYIALYYKTYEMLAVLTLICVLLFLPLSLLLSRLERRLQHGQFGS
- a CDS encoding amino acid ABC transporter permease; this encodes MASSGLELLWVSLPQLGKGAAQTLSISLLSIVFSTVGGVLYGVLRTLDNKWLNAVLRAYLELFRAIPVLVWLYLLFFGFPIFFGLSIPSFTCAVLVLSLWGASEVGEVVRGALHSLPRGQREAGLSIGLSSAQLYGHVLLPQALKRMTPPTINVYTRIIKTSSLAVLIGVVDVIKVGQQIIERTYESVLIYGALFLFFFFICYPLSAASRVLERRWTQA